The Triticum aestivum cultivar Chinese Spring chromosome 3A, IWGSC CS RefSeq v2.1, whole genome shotgun sequence genome includes a region encoding these proteins:
- the LOC123059286 gene encoding protein LTO1 homolog — protein MDFLEPMIALNETHYQDGYRDGYDDGLVSGKEEGRQVGLKMGFQVGEELGFYQGCLDVWMSIIRLDQDAFSARVRKYMEQLATLLSNYPLSDPENNHLQDMMKEIRLKFRVITGSLGAKLGYEGRPTSSEQDLEDI, from the coding sequence ATGGATTTTCTTGAACCAATGATAGCCTTAAACGAGACACATTATCAAGACGGTTATAGAGATGGTTATGATGATGGCTTGGTATCCGGAAAGGAAGAAGGAAGGCAGGTCGGGTTAAAGATGGGTTTCCAAGTAGGTGAAGAGCTAGGATTCTATCAGGGCTGCTTGGATGTGTGGATGTCAATAATTCGCCTTGATCAAGATGCATTCTCAGCTCGGGTCAGGAAATACATGGAGCAACTAGCTACACTTCTAAGCAACTATCCTTTGTCTGATCCAGAGAATAATCACCTTCAAGACATGATGAAGGAGATAAGGCTGAAATTCAGGGTTATCACGGGAAGCTTAGGAGCAAAATTGGGGTATGAAGGTCGTCCCACATCATCAGAGCAAGACCTTGAGGATATTTAG
- the LOC123063358 gene encoding uncharacterized protein isoform X2 encodes MGNPNCLYAQRESAPLLGHVDASNRGPSGPTQLPLFPFPSGHTAGIQSNRICTMPMTYPAHTFPQQPAKLLLSLRHLRSSRPFHLLFHNRPPSRSEGLRPDQPPPHHGVRRGVPGSLAVTQCGADLVVRPHQAFDALTAPSTRYRDERAVFCLLRLPRTTDATSSHRLAQHQHRPLLTGVQNCCYVMDLVAHGSITFALGLVFSR; translated from the exons ATGGGTAATCCTAACTGTTTGTACGCGCAACGCGAATCGGCGCCGTTGCTGGGACATGTGGATGCGAGCAACCGTGGACCATCTGGTCCCACGCAATTACCCCTCTTCCCATTTCCCTCGGGGCATACGGCCGGAATACAATCAAATCGTATTTGCACCATGCCTATGACCTACCCCGCTCACACGTTCCCTCAACAGCCAGCCAAACTCCTCCTCTCTCTCCGTCATCTCAGATCCAGCCGCCCCTTCCATCTCCTCTTCCACAACCGGCCACCGTCCCGATCTGAAGGTCTCCGACCAGatcagcctcctccccaccacggcgtGCGGCGAGGAGTCCCCGGATCGCTCGCCGTCACCCAGTGCGGTGCAGATCTGGTAGTCCGCCCTCACCAAGCATTCGATGCGTTGACGGCTCCTAGCACCAGATACCGCGACGAACGAGCTGTGTTCTGCCTCCTCCGGCTGCCGAGGACCACGGACGCCACTTCGTCTCACCGGCTGGCTCAGCATCAGCACCGACCACTACTCACAG GTGTGCAAAATTGTTGCTACGTCATGGATCTAGTAGCACATGGATCTATCACTTTTGCTCTTGGTCTTGTGTTCTCCA GATGA
- the LOC123063358 gene encoding uncharacterized protein isoform X3: MGNPNCLYAQRESAPLLGHVDASNRGPSGPTQLPLFPFPSGHTAGIQSNRICTMPMTYPAHTFPQQPAKLLLSLRHLRSSRPFHLLFHNRPPSRSEGLRPDQPPPHHGVRRGVPGSLAVTQCGADLVVRPHQAFDALTAPSTRYRDERAVFCLLRLPRTTDATSSHRLAQHQHRPLLTG, from the exons ATGGGTAATCCTAACTGTTTGTACGCGCAACGCGAATCGGCGCCGTTGCTGGGACATGTGGATGCGAGCAACCGTGGACCATCTGGTCCCACGCAATTACCCCTCTTCCCATTTCCCTCGGGGCATACGGCCGGAATACAATCAAATCGTATTTGCACCATGCCTATGACCTACCCCGCTCACACGTTCCCTCAACAGCCAGCCAAACTCCTCCTCTCTCTCCGTCATCTCAGATCCAGCCGCCCCTTCCATCTCCTCTTCCACAACCGGCCACCGTCCCGATCTGAAGGTCTCCGACCAGatcagcctcctccccaccacggcgtGCGGCGAGGAGTCCCCGGATCGCTCGCCGTCACCCAGTGCGGTGCAGATCTGGTAGTCCGCCCTCACCAAGCATTCGATGCGTTGACGGCTCCTAGCACCAGATACCGCGACGAACGAGCTGTGTTCTGCCTCCTCCGGCTGCCGAGGACCACGGACGCCACTTCGTCTCACCGGCTGGCTCAGCATCAGCACCGACCACTACTCACAG GATGA
- the LOC123063358 gene encoding uncharacterized protein isoform X1: MGNPNCLYAQRESAPLLGHVDASNRGPSGPTQLPLFPFPSGHTAGIQSNRICTMPMTYPAHTFPQQPAKLLLSLRHLRSSRPFHLLFHNRPPSRSEGLRPDQPPPHHGVRRGVPGSLAVTQCGADLVVRPHQAFDALTAPSTRYRDERAVFCLLRLPRTTDATSSHRLAQHQHRPLLTGVQNCCYVMDLVAHGSITFALGLVFSSA, translated from the exons ATGGGTAATCCTAACTGTTTGTACGCGCAACGCGAATCGGCGCCGTTGCTGGGACATGTGGATGCGAGCAACCGTGGACCATCTGGTCCCACGCAATTACCCCTCTTCCCATTTCCCTCGGGGCATACGGCCGGAATACAATCAAATCGTATTTGCACCATGCCTATGACCTACCCCGCTCACACGTTCCCTCAACAGCCAGCCAAACTCCTCCTCTCTCTCCGTCATCTCAGATCCAGCCGCCCCTTCCATCTCCTCTTCCACAACCGGCCACCGTCCCGATCTGAAGGTCTCCGACCAGatcagcctcctccccaccacggcgtGCGGCGAGGAGTCCCCGGATCGCTCGCCGTCACCCAGTGCGGTGCAGATCTGGTAGTCCGCCCTCACCAAGCATTCGATGCGTTGACGGCTCCTAGCACCAGATACCGCGACGAACGAGCTGTGTTCTGCCTCCTCCGGCTGCCGAGGACCACGGACGCCACTTCGTCTCACCGGCTGGCTCAGCATCAGCACCGACCACTACTCACAG GTGTGCAAAATTGTTGCTACGTCATGGATCTAGTAGCACATGGATCTATCACTTTTGCTCTTGGTCTTGTGTTCTCCAGTGCGTGA